One stretch of Leptospira mtsangambouensis DNA includes these proteins:
- a CDS encoding MIP/aquaporin family protein — MELVGEFFGTAVLILLGDGVVAGVLLEKSKAKDGGWITITTAWALAVCFGVLVAKALGSPGAHLNPAVTLSVCIQSGDFSNFLPYCLAQIAGAALGATLVYLHYLPHWKETKDSGKILAVFSTDPAIKHTLSNVISEGLGTFLLILGIHAIFSPFNGGATGVMGTGFVALLVWAIGLSMGGTTGYAINPARDLGPRIAHWLLPIPNKGNSNWKYAWLPVVIPLVGGGLAAVVIRWGIL; from the coding sequence TTGGAACTAGTTGGAGAATTTTTTGGAACTGCTGTTCTCATTCTACTGGGTGACGGTGTGGTTGCCGGTGTTTTATTAGAAAAGTCAAAGGCGAAAGACGGGGGATGGATCACGATCACCACAGCTTGGGCCCTAGCGGTCTGTTTTGGGGTTTTGGTGGCAAAGGCCTTGGGAAGTCCCGGTGCCCATTTGAATCCTGCTGTGACCCTTTCTGTTTGTATCCAGTCAGGTGATTTTTCCAATTTTCTCCCCTATTGCCTCGCCCAAATCGCAGGGGCTGCCCTCGGTGCCACTCTTGTTTATTTGCATTACCTTCCCCATTGGAAAGAAACCAAAGATTCTGGAAAGATTCTAGCTGTGTTCTCTACTGACCCTGCCATCAAACACACTCTCTCTAATGTCATTAGTGAAGGACTTGGGACCTTTCTTCTCATCCTCGGAATCCATGCCATCTTCTCTCCGTTCAACGGCGGTGCCACAGGAGTTATGGGAACTGGATTTGTAGCACTCCTTGTTTGGGCCATTGGACTTTCTATGGGTGGAACGACTGGTTATGCGATTAACCCTGCTCGTGACTTAGGACCAAGGATTGCCCATTGGCTTTTGCCCATTCCCAACAAAGGAAACTCGAATTGGAAATATGCATGGCTTCCCGTTGTGATCCCGTTAGTGGGTGGTGGACTTGCGGCAGTTGTGATTCGGTGGGGGATCTTGTAA
- a CDS encoding malic enzyme-like NAD(P)-binding protein: MKNSALEYHSRFPKGKTKVVPTKPTENSYDLSLAYSPGVAYPCLEIEKQPDLVYEYTNRGNLVGIITNGTAILGLGNIGASAGKPVMEGKAVLFKKFAGIDVFDIEINETDPEKFITIVKALEPTFGGINLEDIRAPECFHIEKTLDESMKIPVFHDDQHGTAIISTAALLNSLEITGKKAGNIKVVINGAGAAAISIAEMLTHIGVKHESIYMLDSRGVINHKRTNLHESKLPFVRNTDAETLADIFPGTDLFIGVSVANVVTEEMVKTMAEKPIMFALANPDPEIPYPDAKRARPDLIMATGRSDYHNQVNNVLGFPFIFRGALDVRAKVVNMEMKLAAAYALSELTKLPVPIEVSEAYNEKEIRFGADYIIPKPLDARVLYHVAPAVAEAAVKTGVNQVEYPGRAAYVKFLESIMAQQQEPISALEI; this comes from the coding sequence ATGAAAAATAGCGCACTTGAGTATCACTCTAGGTTTCCGAAAGGAAAAACCAAAGTAGTTCCGACAAAACCAACGGAGAACAGTTACGACCTGTCCTTGGCCTACTCACCGGGAGTCGCTTACCCTTGCCTTGAAATCGAAAAACAACCTGATCTCGTTTATGAATACACAAACCGAGGAAATTTAGTCGGAATCATCACCAATGGAACAGCTATTTTAGGTCTTGGTAATATTGGAGCCTCCGCTGGAAAACCAGTGATGGAGGGAAAGGCAGTTTTGTTTAAAAAATTTGCCGGCATTGATGTCTTTGATATTGAAATCAATGAAACCGATCCTGAAAAATTCATTACGATTGTTAAGGCCCTTGAACCAACGTTTGGTGGTATCAACTTGGAAGACATTCGTGCCCCAGAATGTTTCCATATCGAAAAAACTTTAGATGAAAGTATGAAAATTCCTGTGTTTCATGATGACCAACATGGAACTGCAATCATCTCTACTGCTGCCTTATTAAACTCATTAGAAATTACCGGTAAAAAAGCTGGTAACATCAAAGTTGTGATCAATGGAGCAGGTGCTGCTGCCATCTCCATTGCTGAGATGTTAACACATATCGGAGTCAAACATGAATCTATATATATGTTGGATTCTCGTGGTGTGATCAATCACAAACGAACCAACTTACATGAATCGAAACTTCCTTTTGTTCGTAACACCGATGCAGAAACGTTAGCAGATATTTTTCCTGGAACGGATCTATTTATTGGAGTGTCTGTTGCTAATGTCGTAACAGAAGAAATGGTAAAAACAATGGCTGAGAAACCAATTATGTTTGCTCTTGCCAATCCTGATCCAGAAATTCCTTATCCAGATGCAAAACGTGCAAGACCAGACCTCATCATGGCAACAGGACGCAGTGATTATCATAACCAAGTCAACAATGTACTTGGGTTTCCATTTATCTTTCGCGGAGCATTAGATGTTCGTGCAAAGGTTGTGAATATGGAAATGAAATTGGCTGCGGCTTATGCGTTAAGCGAACTCACCAAACTTCCGGTTCCCATCGAAGTTTCAGAAGCTTACAACGAAAAAGAAATTCGATTTGGTGCTGACTATATCATTCCAAAACCTTTGGACGCAAGGGTTCTTTACCATGTGGCTCCGGCCGTAGCAGAAGCTGCTGTCAAAACAGGAGTCAACCAAGTAGAGTATCCAGGTCGCGCCGCTTATGTAAAGTTTTTGGAATCCATCATGGCCCAACAACAAGAGCCCATCAGCGCTTTAGAAATCTAA
- a CDS encoding DoxX family protein: protein MLEKLFYTESSWLFTLLRLVLGIVILPHGLQKLCGWFGGYGFSATLDFFKSEGIPYAIGFLVIVAESFGALGLIFGFFTRLSSFGIGLTMIGAAIYVRKNGFFMNWFNQQPGEGFEYHILAIGIAVILMFTGGGQLAIDSWVAQKINSN, encoded by the coding sequence ATGTTAGAAAAGTTATTCTACACAGAATCAAGTTGGCTTTTTACCTTACTCAGATTGGTTTTAGGTATTGTGATTTTGCCACACGGATTACAGAAGTTATGTGGATGGTTTGGAGGGTATGGATTTTCCGCTACTTTGGATTTTTTTAAATCGGAAGGGATCCCCTACGCCATCGGTTTTTTAGTCATTGTGGCAGAATCTTTCGGGGCACTTGGACTCATCTTCGGATTTTTCACAAGGCTTTCTTCGTTCGGGATTGGACTTACCATGATCGGAGCAGCCATTTATGTAAGAAAAAACGGCTTTTTTATGAATTGGTTCAACCAACAACCCGGCGAAGGATTTGAATATCACATCTTAGCCATCGGAATTGCAGTGATTTTGATGTTCACTGGCGGTGGTCAACTAGCAATTGATAGTTGGGTTGCCCAAAAAATCAATTCTAATTGA
- a CDS encoding DJ-1/PfpI family protein, translated as MKKVLLLLAKGFESFEASVFIDVIGWNLVDGDKTTELYTCGFTKEVTGSFGIKLNVDCLINEVNINEFDALAIPGGFEEYGFYEEAYHPDFLELIRDFDKQNKIIASICVGALPIAKSGVLNKRKATTYNHKNSIRQKQLADCGANVQMEPIVLDENIITSWSPATAMGVALLLLKILTSEKNANYIKEIMGF; from the coding sequence TTGAAAAAAGTCCTACTCTTACTCGCAAAAGGCTTCGAATCATTTGAAGCCAGTGTTTTCATTGATGTCATTGGTTGGAACCTTGTTGATGGAGACAAAACTACAGAACTTTATACTTGCGGTTTTACAAAAGAAGTCACAGGATCCTTTGGCATTAAACTCAATGTAGATTGCTTAATCAACGAAGTAAATATTAATGAATTCGATGCTTTAGCCATACCTGGCGGCTTTGAAGAATATGGTTTTTATGAAGAAGCTTATCACCCAGATTTTCTCGAGTTAATTCGAGATTTTGATAAACAAAATAAAATCATAGCATCTATTTGTGTGGGAGCTTTGCCCATTGCAAAGTCTGGTGTTTTGAACAAAAGAAAAGCAACCACCTATAATCACAAAAACAGTATTAGACAAAAACAACTGGCAGACTGTGGTGCCAATGTTCAAATGGAGCCGATCGTACTGGATGAAAATATTATCACAAGTTGGAGTCCTGCGACTGCAATGGGAGTTGCTTTACTTCTTTTGAAAATATTAACCTCAGAAAAAAACGCAAATTATATTAAAGAAATAATGGGTTTTTAG
- a CDS encoding DUF692 domain-containing protein, with the protein MENQTSIFGVGLRREHYPYLTEKPITDIDWFEVISENYMNTEGRPISVLESIRKDYPITCHGVGMSLGSSNEIDPNYLKDLKALIDRLDPFLVSDHLAWNHWNGIKLHELIPVPYHEESLKIIANHIDYVQNELQRQIAVENISAYFNYTTSTMNESEFLSLLVQQTGCSILLDINNIYVNAKNFHFNPVDFIKTIPKESIAQVHLAGFTDMGTYLFDTHAEPVHQEVWNLFETSLELIPENIPIMIEWDENVPEFHKLEAELNKARQIMNKRDKNETRKITKPVL; encoded by the coding sequence TTGGAAAATCAAACTTCCATATTTGGTGTTGGTCTCAGACGAGAGCATTATCCATATCTAACTGAAAAACCAATTACAGATATAGATTGGTTCGAGGTCATAAGTGAAAATTATATGAACACTGAAGGACGACCTATATCTGTATTGGAATCCATACGTAAGGACTATCCTATCACATGCCACGGAGTTGGTATGTCTTTGGGAAGTTCAAATGAAATTGATCCAAATTACCTTAAAGATTTAAAAGCACTGATTGATAGATTGGATCCATTTCTTGTATCGGATCATTTGGCATGGAATCATTGGAACGGCATCAAATTGCATGAGTTAATCCCTGTTCCTTATCACGAAGAATCTCTAAAGATTATAGCGAATCATATAGATTATGTACAAAATGAACTACAAAGGCAGATTGCAGTAGAAAACATCTCAGCATACTTCAATTATACTACTTCAACGATGAATGAAAGCGAATTCTTAAGTTTACTTGTTCAACAGACAGGTTGTTCGATTCTCCTAGATATAAATAATATTTACGTTAACGCAAAAAACTTTCATTTCAATCCAGTAGATTTCATAAAAACAATTCCTAAAGAAAGTATAGCTCAGGTTCATTTAGCAGGTTTTACAGATATGGGAACTTACTTATTCGACACACATGCAGAACCCGTACATCAGGAAGTCTGGAATTTATTTGAAACATCTTTAGAACTTATACCAGAAAATATCCCGATCATGATTGAATGGGATGAGAATGTTCCTGAGTTTCATAAACTGGAAGCTGAACTAAACAAGGCACGGCAAATCATGAATAAAAGGGATAAAAATGAAACTAGAAAAATTACAAAACCTGTATTGTGA
- a CDS encoding LA_2478/LA_2722/LA_4182 family protein has product MKNGVSIFLSILVLVTTESCKKDKGIMNLEWQNESLSLTAEICGKYRECADKEWKSIPENLKKFTEGRLEETQCQKRFRESNAYKLIGADPLAIQTAYKECHKQIMLFSCKDLQEGKIETINACVAFQKVQNGN; this is encoded by the coding sequence ATGAAAAATGGAGTAAGTATCTTCTTATCTATCTTAGTTCTAGTAACAACTGAATCCTGTAAAAAAGACAAAGGGATTATGAACTTAGAGTGGCAAAACGAATCTTTGAGTTTAACTGCTGAGATTTGCGGAAAGTATAGAGAGTGCGCTGACAAAGAATGGAAGTCCATTCCTGAAAATTTAAAAAAATTTACTGAAGGCAGACTAGAAGAAACTCAATGCCAAAAACGATTTCGTGAAAGTAATGCTTATAAACTAATTGGTGCGGATCCGTTAGCGATTCAAACGGCATATAAAGAATGTCATAAACAAATAATGTTATTTAGTTGTAAGGACTTACAAGAAGGAAAAATCGAAACTATAAATGCTTGTGTTGCATTTCAAAAGGTACAGAACGGGAATTAG
- a CDS encoding phasin-related domain-containing protein, which produces MEKQIMDILNAGIGLFQSGKEGLEKAKTQLETTYNELVSKGALDNTEDSVKIRQSVDKILTDIKEFSSVAGKNYDETRSKIVENYNKIAEEIKAKMPEGKIESVKAKINEVAESIKKTGAAKA; this is translated from the coding sequence ATGGAAAAACAAATCATGGACATTCTTAACGCAGGAATCGGACTTTTCCAATCTGGAAAAGAAGGTCTTGAAAAAGCAAAAACTCAGTTGGAAACAACTTACAATGAATTAGTATCCAAAGGTGCTTTGGACAACACGGAAGATTCTGTAAAGATTCGCCAATCCGTTGACAAAATCCTAACAGACATTAAAGAATTCTCTAGTGTTGCTGGAAAAAACTACGACGAAACTCGTTCTAAAATCGTAGAAAACTACAACAAAATTGCTGAAGAAATCAAAGCAAAAATGCCTGAAGGAAAAATCGAATCCGTAAAAGCAAAAATCAACGAAGTTGCTGAATCGATCAAAAAAACAGGTGCTGCAAAAGCATAA
- a CDS encoding AraC family transcriptional regulator: MKTLNSPAKIQTEIKNIPMVHLTDVHEDAQNPYFYAGRLEELPNEFQNFDSSHRHSYYALFFFTEGEGNHSIDFTSHSITKNSLFFLRPGQVHSWTFSKPVKGFALKIYPDYLSEQAGQVTNFQNYPFFQLGNENSKLVVEEREQLKNDFERLLTEKNSKSNSSMIYLLIQLVLQQSLKEFNTSFTDKVTVDSKLWDFFRLLENHFKDQKTTSYYAKQIGTSSGNLNQLCQKQYGKSAKAIIQERLILEIKRLLLHSDLNINQIALTLGFFDNSYFSKFFKNHTDNSPENFRRLKRKLP; this comes from the coding sequence ATGAAGACGCTGAATTCTCCAGCCAAGATACAAACGGAAATCAAAAACATCCCGATGGTACACTTAACAGATGTTCATGAGGATGCCCAAAATCCCTATTTCTATGCCGGCCGTTTGGAAGAATTACCAAATGAATTCCAAAACTTTGATAGTTCCCATAGGCATTCGTATTATGCGTTATTCTTTTTTACAGAAGGAGAAGGAAATCATTCCATCGACTTCACTTCCCATTCGATTACAAAAAATAGTCTTTTCTTTTTAAGGCCGGGCCAAGTCCATTCTTGGACTTTTTCAAAACCTGTGAAAGGTTTCGCCTTAAAGATTTATCCTGACTATTTATCCGAACAGGCAGGTCAGGTCACAAACTTTCAAAACTATCCTTTTTTCCAATTGGGAAATGAAAATTCGAAACTAGTGGTAGAAGAAAGAGAACAGTTAAAAAACGATTTTGAAAGATTACTCACCGAAAAAAATTCAAAATCAAATTCTTCTATGATCTATCTTTTGATACAGTTGGTTTTGCAACAATCACTGAAAGAATTTAATACATCCTTTACAGACAAAGTGACCGTCGATTCCAAGTTATGGGATTTTTTTCGTTTATTAGAAAATCATTTTAAAGATCAAAAAACAACTTCGTATTATGCAAAACAAATTGGAACTTCCTCTGGAAATCTAAACCAATTATGCCAAAAACAATATGGAAAGTCCGCAAAAGCAATCATCCAAGAAAGGCTTATTTTGGAAATCAAACGACTATTACTACATTCTGATTTGAATATCAACCAAATTGCTCTGACTTTAGGTTTCTTTGACAATTCTTACTTCAGTAAATTTTTTAAAAACCATACCGACAACTCACCTGAAAATTTTAGACGTCTGAAACGAAAACTACCATAA
- a CDS encoding FFLEELY motif protein, with product MKHQLTEEVALARREIVRVQVDRFHLYYYDFFHRNETIGMAKFFFETVYNLDGKEEWETLAFTTYDKVKNMMKEGTRENVERLMELNTITDELDIQMAELLLNKGWELGKEINQDEYFSLFCELDQRETRRKQLEVVLFNLKKFYELAHKPVSAYVIKPAAMMSRLLGVYPLFKKVEQGYYATLPVNQELFNEFYAIVQEKEWEFLHKAFPALKEEV from the coding sequence ATGAAACACCAATTAACGGAAGAAGTTGCACTAGCTAGAAGAGAAATCGTTCGTGTGCAAGTGGATCGATTTCATCTTTACTACTATGATTTTTTTCACCGTAACGAAACAATTGGGATGGCAAAATTCTTTTTTGAAACCGTATATAATTTGGATGGAAAAGAAGAATGGGAAACGTTAGCTTTTACTACGTATGACAAAGTGAAAAACATGATGAAGGAAGGTACTAGAGAAAACGTCGAACGTCTCATGGAACTCAATACAATAACAGATGAGTTGGATATCCAAATGGCTGAACTTCTTCTCAATAAAGGTTGGGAATTGGGAAAGGAAATCAACCAAGACGAGTATTTTTCATTATTTTGCGAGTTAGACCAACGTGAAACTAGGAGAAAACAATTAGAAGTTGTACTTTTTAACCTTAAAAAATTTTATGAATTAGCACATAAACCAGTAAGTGCATATGTCATTAAACCTGCAGCTATGATGTCAAGATTACTTGGAGTTTATCCCTTGTTTAAAAAAGTAGAACAAGGTTATTATGCTACGTTGCCAGTAAACCAAGAATTGTTTAACGAATTTTATGCAATAGTCCAAGAAAAGGAATGGGAGTTTTTACATAAAGCATTTCCGGCCCTCAAAGAGGAAGTATGA
- a CDS encoding LBF_0142 family lipoprotein — MFRFHVLLISISLFFISCSLADLRPPTLQKEGFNPELKKKGLFIITNPPVKELTPGDWKGYKHIQFVLKDVWHSKFVRFFTPIKESEQRLRVYLDLEKDAMEVEFLGGEKKGLILGLVKKDTYQIAADTGKVFTGDDEVRVYLESLRLYLTLPWRLTEYPIIQYAGPSQKLGQDYEVVYFTSVQVNATPDTDQYVGYFEKTSGALEWMEFTYRELFSFYKGVIKYGYYEVWNDKQYPRRISILDKFEDPDFVHEIRIEKIEIPKQPMEEEDKVLELPE, encoded by the coding sequence ATGTTTCGTTTCCATGTTTTACTCATTTCCATTTCTTTATTTTTTATTTCTTGTTCTTTGGCTGATCTACGCCCTCCCACCTTACAAAAAGAAGGTTTTAATCCTGAATTAAAAAAGAAGGGATTGTTTATCATCACAAATCCCCCTGTGAAAGAACTCACACCTGGCGATTGGAAAGGTTACAAACATATTCAATTTGTATTGAAAGATGTTTGGCATTCTAAATTTGTTCGATTTTTTACACCGATCAAAGAATCGGAACAAAGGCTACGTGTGTATTTGGATTTGGAAAAAGATGCAATGGAAGTGGAATTCCTTGGTGGTGAAAAAAAAGGCCTGATCCTCGGCCTTGTCAAAAAAGACACTTACCAAATTGCTGCTGATACTGGAAAAGTTTTTACTGGTGACGATGAAGTTCGAGTTTATTTAGAATCCCTTCGTTTGTATCTAACACTGCCTTGGCGACTGACAGAATACCCCATCATCCAATATGCAGGACCCAGTCAAAAATTAGGCCAGGACTATGAAGTAGTTTATTTTACCTCTGTGCAGGTGAATGCCACTCCCGACACAGACCAATATGTTGGTTACTTTGAAAAAACAAGCGGAGCCCTGGAATGGATGGAGTTTACCTACCGGGAACTTTTTAGTTTTTATAAAGGTGTGATCAAATACGGATACTATGAAGTTTGGAACGACAAACAATACCCGAGACGTATTAGTATTTTAGATAAGTTTGAAGATCCTGATTTTGTTCATGAAATCCGAATCGAAAAAATAGAAATTCCAAAACAACCTATGGAAGAAGAAGATAAGGTATTGGAATTACCAGAATAG
- a CDS encoding NrsF family protein, which yields MKTEELIEVLTQDNKKVSPLKSPQYRFLRWTLFSLLTMSAILLFSIIIRGQYHIPRFWQSNLALATVFLSCGIVLFKRNIPGQQSRFDYLFHNLILVSWFCFLILSVSFSEKGLFSSLSEELKNHGSSCVEFVLLITIIPMILLNFYLKKGFIEPTILYRLSVYVLPFAFSQIGISFFCPNETSTHILTWHNLAFLPIYSLISFYSFKLIQSKV from the coding sequence ATGAAGACTGAAGAATTAATTGAAGTCCTTACGCAAGACAATAAAAAAGTATCTCCTTTAAAAAGTCCTCAGTATCGATTCTTGCGTTGGACTTTATTCTCTTTATTAACTATGTCTGCGATCTTACTTTTTTCGATTATCATTCGAGGGCAGTACCATATTCCCCGATTTTGGCAATCAAATCTTGCCTTAGCGACAGTTTTTCTTTCTTGTGGAATTGTTTTATTTAAAAGAAACATTCCAGGACAACAATCAAGATTTGACTATTTGTTTCATAATTTAATTCTCGTTAGCTGGTTTTGTTTTTTGATTTTATCCGTTTCATTCTCAGAGAAGGGTTTATTTTCGTCTCTTTCTGAAGAACTGAAAAATCATGGTTCGAGTTGCGTAGAATTTGTTCTCTTGATAACAATTATTCCTATGATTCTTCTAAATTTTTATTTAAAAAAAGGGTTTATCGAACCTACCATATTATATCGATTATCGGTTTATGTGTTGCCTTTTGCATTTTCCCAAATTGGAATTTCTTTTTTTTGTCCTAATGAAACATCCACTCATATACTTACATGGCACAATTTAGCTTTCTTGCCAATTTATAGTTTAATTTCATTTTATAGCTTTAAACTGATTCAAAGTAAGGTTTAG
- a CDS encoding sigma-70 family RNA polymerase sigma factor, with protein MLKLSKNRISSDELAGLMRSSQEGDSSSYKKLLEEIDIIVRGILAVKIYDSDDREDVLQEILIAVHLSKHTFLPDRSFLPWLYAIANYKIIDYIRKKGRKKRREFILSNEYLPENQHLPFEDDSKERIEKIMVNLSEKQRLIFRLLKLEKMSIAETARIMSMSQSAVKTAAHRIYKIIRLRPGGDL; from the coding sequence GTGCTGAAATTATCCAAGAATAGGATCTCATCGGATGAATTAGCCGGTTTGATGCGTTCTTCCCAAGAGGGAGATTCATCTTCTTATAAGAAATTATTGGAAGAAATAGACATTATTGTAAGGGGAATTCTTGCCGTAAAAATTTATGATTCAGACGACAGAGAAGATGTTCTTCAGGAAATTCTCATTGCAGTTCATCTTTCCAAGCATACTTTTCTACCTGACAGATCCTTTTTACCTTGGTTGTACGCAATTGCAAATTATAAGATAATTGACTACATTCGAAAAAAAGGACGAAAGAAAAGAAGAGAATTCATTTTGTCTAATGAGTACTTACCTGAAAATCAACATTTACCTTTTGAAGATGATTCCAAGGAACGAATTGAGAAAATAATGGTTAATCTTTCCGAAAAACAAAGATTGATTTTTCGTCTTTTAAAGTTGGAGAAAATGTCAATCGCTGAAACTGCGAGAATTATGTCTATGTCACAATCTGCAGTAAAAACTGCAGCACATAGAATCTATAAAATCATTCGACTTCGTCCGGGAGGCGATTTATGA
- a CDS encoding OmpA/MotB family protein, translating to MRRRSRFVSKEEEHIEAHDRWLLTYADMITLLLGLFIILYAISKVDANRLTEVAKDIKRGFGLNVSSVGALLDGGSGILEDDTMEPKSQVFRLWERIGFALKTLREKAKLKLGLAETEELKLTFAGSDLASDDILKADPDLKFAFEQLAELSKGMDIDIVVRVQIPYESQIDKSKFQNSWDYHSHRASLLAEKLVNEYGIPKEQVSVQGYAMFQKVKDSDTPEKKAKEERIEILIRKKETTETGK from the coding sequence ATGAGAAGACGTTCTAGATTTGTATCAAAAGAAGAAGAACATATAGAGGCGCATGACCGTTGGTTGTTGACCTATGCCGATATGATCACTCTGTTACTTGGGCTTTTTATTATTTTGTATGCAATCAGTAAGGTAGATGCTAACCGATTAACAGAAGTTGCTAAGGATATCAAACGTGGGTTTGGCTTAAATGTCAGCTCTGTTGGTGCACTTTTGGATGGCGGCTCGGGAATTTTAGAAGATGATACGATGGAACCGAAGTCGCAAGTGTTTCGACTTTGGGAAAGAATTGGATTCGCTTTAAAGACACTTCGCGAAAAAGCTAAATTGAAATTGGGGCTTGCAGAAACTGAAGAACTTAAATTAACGTTTGCTGGATCTGATTTGGCATCCGATGATATTTTAAAAGCTGATCCTGATTTAAAATTTGCCTTTGAACAATTGGCTGAATTATCCAAAGGAATGGATATAGATATTGTGGTTCGTGTACAAATCCCTTACGAATCACAAATTGATAAATCCAAATTTCAAAATTCATGGGACTATCATTCCCATAGAGCCTCTTTACTTGCAGAAAAATTAGTGAACGAATATGGAATTCCTAAAGAACAGGTCTCTGTTCAAGGTTATGCTATGTTTCAAAAAGTAAAAGACTCAGATACGCCAGAAAAAAAAGCCAAAGAAGAGAGAATTGAAATTCTCATTCGCAAAAAAGAAACAACCGAAACTGGAAAATAA
- a CDS encoding LIC13341 family surface-exposed protein: MKLSILFRITVALLFASVSFVSCSQKEVPSDSEIRQAVYGDDQGRQVRVLGQKQINLDETPEMETLVLFQSGTSEVLAAFRKDGSSWVFQWKLEFFLQNLGAMFYDGKLKTWVPGSAPGKEKVSFAGDCIRRIVLSELPGDNFNSVFIEVLAEEPPLGLFSVPMGYRKGKKIWDGFQLKEHEELIRSKRVDFEYNNKDKSFRIFPTNPNYSQEFVFNGWEMIPNLPMQPVPSFVSLEVVPKFEVGKESLVTLQLKNRGNYVSLTYLSLSFPEAGNVRLAGETQGVRLYKKGDIVFNVVQNKKIPAEYPLLEVTKEGWANNFRYGVKFYYTPKESSTPKILFRSTYKFYHEIVSIPNQFSIAPFERDQQGFPSYLLGTPVN, from the coding sequence ATGAAATTATCCATTTTGTTTCGAATTACAGTCGCTTTACTTTTCGCATCTGTTTCTTTCGTGTCTTGCTCTCAAAAGGAAGTCCCTTCCGATTCCGAAATCCGACAAGCCGTCTATGGAGATGATCAAGGCAGGCAGGTTCGTGTATTAGGCCAAAAACAGATCAATTTGGATGAAACTCCAGAAATGGAAACTTTGGTTTTATTCCAATCGGGAACCAGTGAGGTTCTTGCCGCATTTCGTAAAGATGGATCGAGTTGGGTCTTTCAATGGAAGTTGGAATTCTTTTTGCAAAATTTAGGCGCGATGTTTTACGATGGAAAACTCAAAACTTGGGTTCCTGGATCAGCACCCGGAAAGGAGAAAGTTTCCTTTGCTGGTGATTGTATACGTCGGATTGTGCTTTCGGAACTTCCGGGAGACAACTTTAATTCCGTGTTTATTGAAGTATTGGCCGAAGAACCTCCGTTAGGTTTATTTTCTGTTCCTATGGGTTATCGAAAAGGCAAAAAAATTTGGGACGGATTTCAACTCAAAGAACACGAAGAATTAATAAGAAGTAAACGAGTCGACTTTGAGTATAATAATAAAGACAAATCCTTTCGAATTTTTCCGACGAATCCAAATTACTCTCAAGAATTTGTTTTTAATGGTTGGGAAATGATTCCAAACCTTCCCATGCAACCAGTACCTTCTTTCGTATCTTTAGAAGTTGTTCCAAAATTTGAAGTCGGAAAAGAATCGCTTGTCACTTTGCAACTAAAGAATCGTGGAAACTATGTTAGTTTAACATACTTATCATTGTCCTTCCCTGAAGCTGGCAATGTTCGATTGGCAGGTGAAACACAAGGAGTTCGGTTATATAAAAAAGGTGACATTGTTTTTAATGTTGTCCAAAACAAAAAAATCCCAGCCGAATATCCATTGTTAGAAGTTACAAAAGAAGGATGGGCAAATAACTTTCGTTATGGAGTAAAATTCTATTATACTCCGAAAGAATCTTCGACTCCAAAGATTTTGTTTCGTTCCACATACAAGTTCTATCATGAAATTGTTTCTATACCCAATCAGTTTTCGATTGCACCTTTTGAACGCGACCAACAAGGATTTCCTTCTTATCTTTTAGGAACACCGGTGAACTAA